The DNA region CGTAGATGGGCGTCCCCTCGCGGGCGATCTGCTCGAACAACGACCGGCTGTGCTCGGCTCGCGCGAGGGCCTCCGCCGGTATACGGCAGGCTGCTCTGTTCTCGGCGATCCGCCGTAGGTCGGCGATGCTCAGGCACTCACCGTCGACCGGCACGGACGTGCCGACCTCCACCAGCGACATGTGTCCTCTTCTCGCTAACGTGCCGTTGTGGCGTTCGGGAAAGCCGGGCGTCCCGGCATTGGCACCCATACGCCCAACCCGTCATGGACGGGAGCCAGCATCACACCGGCCGTCCGAGCGACGCATCTCCGCCGTTGCGTTCGACGGACCGCGTGGCGGCGCGCGATCCGCCGCACCCTCGGAGATGCGTGCACACAGTGCCGGACCAAGACTGTCGACATGGGAGAGTTTGAAGGTAGAACCGTTCTGGTAACCGGCGGCGGCAGCGGCATCGGCCTTGCCACCGCACAACGGCTGATCGACGAGGGCGCCAACGTGGTCCTCGCCGGGCGCAGTGAGGATCGCCTGCAAACGGCCGTAAAGCGTCTCGACGCCGCCGATCAGACGCTGGCGGTACCCACCGATGTGGCGCGCGTCGCCGACCTCGACCAGCTGGCGGCCCGGATCAGAGAGCGTTTCGGACGGTTGGACGGAGTGTTCGCCAATGCCGGGACACTCGGCTTCGCGCCGAGCGCCTACATCACCGAACCCGGGTTCGACGACGTGATCGGCACCAACTTCAAAGGTGTCTTCTTCACTATCCAGAAGATGGTGCCGTTGTTCGGTGACAGCGGTGGCTCGATAGTCATCAACGGTTCCTGGCTGGTTCAGCGCGGCATGGGGTTCGCGTCGGTCTACGCGGCGACCAAGGCTGCGGTGATCAACCTGACCCGCTCGCTCGCGTCGGATCTGGCCGCCAACGGCATCCGGGTCAACGCGGTCAGCCCGGGATACATCCGTACTCAGATGTTCGACGGGATCGCCACCACGGAGGAAGCGCGCGAGATGTACCGGAGCCAGGTGGTGCTCGGTCGGCTCGGCCGGCCGGAGGACGTCGCCGACGCGGTCGCCTTCCTGCTCTCCTCGCGGGCGTCATACATCACCGGCCAGGACATCGGTGTCGACGGTGGCCTGGTCACCGCCGTGCCGATGACTGCCGTCTCGGCATGACACGACCGATGGGAAAGTCAGATGGGCAATGAGACCGGTACCCGGGCGGTCGTTCTCGGGGGCAGCGTCGCGGGCATGTTCGCGGCGCGCGTGCTGGCAGATGTCTACGACGAGGTACGGATCGTGGACCGCGACGTGCTGGTGGGCACCGACGCTCCACGCCGGCACGCGCCACAGGGCCGACACATCAGTGGCCTGTTGACCCGGGGCCATGAGGCCATGGAAGAGCTGTTCCCGGGGGTCACCGCCGAACTGGTCCGGCACGGGGTACCGCTCGGTGACCTGTCCGGCAGCACCCGCTGGTACTTCTCGGGCCGGCGGTTGAAGCAGCGGCACGGTGGCCTGACCACCTGCGCGGCGAGCCGGCCGCTGCTGGAGCGCGCCATCAGGGACCGGCTACTGGCCTATCCCAACGTGGTGATCGATGAGCGGCACGACATCCTGAGCCTGGAAACGACACCCGACCGGAGCCGGGTCAGCGGCGTGCGGATCCAGCGGCGCGGAAACGACACCGCCGAGGTGATCCGGGCCGACCTGGTGGTCGACGCCACCGGGCGGGGCTCCCGAACCCCGGTCTGGCTGGAGCAGCTGGGTTATCCACGCGTCCGGGAGGATCGGCAGAAGGTCGACCTGGTCTACGTGACCCAGAACTTCCGGTTGCGTGACGGCGCGGACCCGTTCCAGAACGACATCGCGATCAACCCGGTCGCCTATCCCGACCTGGCGCGCGGGGCGGTGTTCGTGGTGACCGACGGCGGTCGGCTGGTGCTGACCGCCTACGGTCTGCGGGGCAACCATCCGCCCACCGAACAGGCCGCTTTCCACCAGTGGCTGAAGACGCTTCCGGTCCCCGACGTGTACGAGGCCGTCCAGTACGCCGATCCGCTCGACGAACCGGTGGCGTTCCACTTTCCGACCACCATCCGCCGCCGGTACGAGGAACTGGACCGCTTCCCGGACGGGCTGCTGGTCACCGGTGACGCGGTCACGTGCTTCAACCCGGTCTACGCCCAGGGAATGACCGTAGCGGCGCTCGGGGCGCTCACCATGCGTCGGCATCTGCACAGCGGCGCCGATCCGGTGCCGCTCGACTACTTCAGCGACCTGGCTCGGGAGGCGATCGACCAGCCGTGGGAGATGACCAGCACCGTCGATCTCGGTTTCCCGCAGGTCGAGGGTGAGCGGCCGCTGCAGCAGAAGCTGGCCCAGCGGTTCCTGCGCCTGGTACAACGGGCCGCGACTCGCGACGCCGCCGTCACCCTCGCCTACATGCGCGTCGCGGGGCTGGTGGACCGCCCCGAGTCCCTCATGCGCCCCGACATGCTGCTTCGGATCCTGTGGAACGCGATCCTCGGTCCGCCACGGGCGAGCACGCAGCCCATTCGCTGGCCCCGGCCGGCAGCCAACGCCACCACCACGTAGCAAAGCCGCCTTGACCCGATCAGTCCGAGACGACGTGAGGAATAGTCCGTGAGTGTTCCACAGCAGCGGTACGACCTGATCGTGGTGGGTGGCGGCCCTGCCGGCGCTACCGTGTCCGCTCTGGTCAGCAAGCGCGGTCACCGGGTTCTGCTCCTGGAGAAGGCGACGTTCCCCCGCTACCAGATCGGCGAGTCCCTGCTCCCGGCGACCGTGCACGGGGTGGCACATCTGCTCGGCGTGCGTGAAGAGATCGAGAAGGCCGGGTTCACGGTCAAGCGGGGCGGCACGTTCCGCTGGGGAAGCAGCCCGCAGCCATGGACGTTCGAGTTCGCGGTCTCGCAGCGCATGCCCGGCCCCACCTCGTTCGCCTACCAGGTCGAACGGATGCGCTTCGACCAGATCCTGCTCGACAACGCGCGCCGGCTCGGAGTCGACGTACGGGAGAACAGCCCGGTGACCGGCGTCATCACCGACGGCGGCCGGGTCAGCGGGGTCCGCTACACCGATCGGGACGGGCGGGAGCAGCAGGTGTCGGCACGGTACGTGGTGGACGCCTCCGGCAACACCAGCCGGCTCTACGGCAGCTCCGGTGCCCGCCGCGAGTATTCCCCCTTCTTCCGCAACCTGGCCCTGTTCGGGTACTTCGAGGGCGGCGCCCGCCTGCCCGCCCCGAACAGTGGAAACATCTTCAGCGTCGCATTCGAGCATGGCTGGTTCTGGTACATCCCGCTGCGCCCGGAGCTCACCAGCGTGGGCGCCGTGGTCAGCCCGGAGTCCGCCGCGCTGGTGCAGGGCGATCCGGAGCAGGCGATGCGCCGGTTCATCGATGCCTGCCCGCCGATCCAACGGATGCTCGCCAACGCCACCCGGGTGACCGAGGGCCCGTACGCACCACTGCGCGTCCGCAAGGACTGGTCGTATTGCGGCACGCGATTCTGGAGCCCGGGAATGGTGCTGGTGGGTGACGCGGCATGCTTCGTCGACCCGGTGTTCTCCTCGGGGGTACACCTGGCCACCTTCGGCGGCTTGCTGGCGGCCCGGTCCATCAACGCCTGCCTGGCCGACGACGTCGACGAAGCGACGGCATTCGACGAGTTCGAAACCCGCTACCGCCGCGAGTACGGCCGATTCTACGAGTTCCTGATTGGCTTCTACGACATGCACCAGTCGGAGACGTCGTACTTCTGGCAGGCGCGGAAGATCTCGAACACGGCCGAAAACGACATCGAGGCCTTCGTCAACCTGGTCGGTGGTGTGGCCTCCGATGAGTTCGCCGACCCGGCGTTGACCCGCAAACGGTTCACTGAAACCTCCCGCGAAATGACCGCACTCGTCGACACGGCCAGCGCCCAGCACGATGCGACGATGGGCGCGGTGGCTGGACGGCTGCTCGAGCAGGGGGCGGCGCTGCAGGCCCGAGCGCTGACCGGATCGGGTGCCGGCGAGGGGCGCCCCGTGACACCCGCCGGGCTGATGCCCTCCGCAGACGGCCTGAGCTGGATCCGACCCGAACGGTCGGCGTAGTACCCGCATCGCGGCTGGTCCCCGGGCCGCCCAGCCCAGGGACCGGTCGCGGTGCGGCCTCGGGTCAGGGGGTCCGCGCCGCCGACTGGACCAACGCCGACAGGTCCGCCAGCGAGGCGTTGGCGAAGAAGTCCGACAGCGTCATCTCGATGCCGAACCGCTCGCGGATGCGTGCGACGGCCCGGGGCACCTGCAACGAGTGCCCACCGATGGAGAAGAAGGTGTCGTGGCGGCCGGGCAGCTCGACGCCGACCAGCTGCGACCAGATCGCCGCGATCGCCTTTTCCGCCGCCGTGCGTGGCGCTGCGTCGCTGTCGGCGGCCGGCGCGATGGCAGCCATGAGGGCCCGTCGGTCCACCTTGCCGCCGACGTTGCGGGCGAACGCGTCGACGGTGCGGAACGACACCGGCAACTTGGCTCTGCCGACCCGACGGTACAGGTGCTGACGCCACACTTCCGGCCCACCGGCGGTCCGGCCGTCCGGGGACGCCACCGGCACCACGCAGGCCACCAGCCGGGAGACCAGGCCGTGCCGATCGGTGAGCGCGACCACCGCGCAGTCGGCAACCGATTCGTGCGCGGCCAGCGCCGCCTCGATATCGGTCAGCTCCAGGCGGGTGCCGTAGAACTTGACCTGAAGGTCCCGGCGGCCCCGGAATTCCAGCGACCCGTCGGGTCGCCGGCGCCCCAGGTCGCCGGTGCGGTAGACCCGCTCGCACCCGGAGGTGACCCCGGCGGGGCCGCACAGCGGGCGGAACGGCGAGCGCTCGTCGGGTTCGACGCCCAGATAGCCGGCGGTGAGGTAAGGGCTGACGATGACCAGCTCTCCGGTCACCCCGGTCGGGCAGGGGCGGTCCGCCTCGTCCAGCACCACCACTCGCCGCCCCGGAATCGGCCACCCGATCGGCGCCGTCCGGTCCAGGTCGGCGTCCACCTCGCACCACGTGGCCAGGATCGACTCGGTCGGTCCGTACAGGTTGGCGAGCCTGACGCCGGGCAGGCCGCGCCGCAGATCGTTGGCCAGCTCGCCGGGCAGTGCCTCGCCGGCCAGCAGCAGCCAGCGCAGTGCGTAGGGGAGTCGGGCCGGCCCATTCCGGCGGATCGCCTTGAGTAGTTCCCTGGCGAACGACGGAACGGTCTGGAAGTGCGTGATGCGCTCCTCGGCCAACCAGCCGACCAACTTTTCCGGGTGCATCCGCAACCCGCCCGGCACCGGGCACAGCGTCGCACCCGCGCCCAGGGCGGCGAACACCTCACACAGGCTGGCGTCATAGCCGGCCGCCGCCCACTGCGCCATCCGGGCGCCGGGGCCGATGCCGAACTGCCCGGCCAGCCAGTCGACGAACTGCGCGAGCGTCGCGTGAGTCTGCGGGATCCCCTTGGGCCGTCCGGTCGAGCCGGAGGTGTACGCCACGTACGCCAGGTCCTGCGGGCTGCTTCTGGCCGGTTCGAAGGGTCCGACAGGACGGCCCGGCTCGGCGTCGAGACGCGCGAGGTCGAGTACCCGGCCGCCCAGCTCGCTACGGTACCACCCGACCAGGGTGTCGTCGGCGCCGGTGCCGTCGACCACCAGGCCGACCGGGCGCACGTCGGCCAGTACGGCCTGGGCCCGCTGCCCGGTGTCGGCGTCGAGGCAGACGAGCTGCGCTCCGGCGTAGCCGACTCCCAGCAGCGCGGCGACCTGGCTCGGACCGGATGCGATGCTCACCGCCACCGCGGTGTCCACGCCGGCACCCAGTCCGCGTAGTGCGCCGGCGATGCGACCCGCGTGCTCGTCCAGCCGCCGGTACGACAGCTCCGACCCCGGCCAGGAGACCGCTGGGGCGTGCGGCGCTCGCTTCGCCCAACGACGGACCCGGTGGTGCACCGGCTCGATGGGCGGCCCGGTCGGCAGCTGGTCTGCCGTGAGCAGCGCGATGTCGGTCCGGTGCGGCGCTTCGAGCGGCAACTCGCCCACCGGCCGGTCGAGGCCGGCCGGGGCGGCCGCCAGCAGAGCGTGCAACTGGTCGAGCAGCAGCCGGGCGGTGTCACGGTCGTAGCGGGCGGCGCTGTACGCCAGGGTGCCGGCAACCGTCGGGGTGATCCGGTCGACCGACAGGACAAGGTCGGCTTCGACAAAGCCGGTGTGCACCTGTGCCGGCCGGACCGTCGCGTACGGCAGCCGAAGCTCCGACCGGGTCCGGTCCGGGAACCGGTACCACACCTCGCAGATCGGGTGGCGGCGCGGATCTCGGTCGAGTCGCAGCGCCTGCGGCAGCAGATCGAAGGGGAGCTCGGCGTGGGCGAACGCGTCCCGCGCACGCGCGGACAGGGCGAGCAGAAGCCGACGGAACGTCAGGTCGGCCGACATGTCCACACCGATGACGATCTGATTGCCGAACGGCCCCACCACGTCGTCCGCCGCGGGGCCCGGCCGGGCCGCCACCGGTACGCACACGCCCACCCGTTGGTGGTCGTCGGGACGTCCCGCCTCGTCATGGCGGTACAGAAGGCACAGCAGCCCGGCGAGCGGGACGAGCTCCGTGGCGACGCCCGTACGGTCGGACAACTCGGCCAGCGCGCTGCCCGGACCCGAAGCCCAGTCGAACGGCAGCAGGCCGCCATCGAAGACCGGCCGGGTCGGTACGGTGCGGTCGGCGGCCGGGGCGTCCGACCGCGGCAACGGCGTGAGCGCGGCCCGCCACCACCCCAGCAACGGATCGAACGCCCCGCCGGCCAGCCGGCCGCGCTGCCATCGGGTGAACCCGGTGTACTGGGTGGGCGGCCCGACGACATCGGGGGGCCTGCCGTCCAGCGCCGCCCGGTAGGCCCGCGCCAGCTCGTCGATCAGGATCGACGCTGACGACTCGTCGACTGCCGCCCGGTGCGCCACGAGCACCAGCCGGTGCTGCGCGCCGGAAAGCCGCACGACGAACAGTCGGCAGACCGGCCCGGCGGCGAGGTCAAGGGGTGCCGCGACACATTCGCCGCTGATGCGGTCCACCGCCAGCGCGCGTTCGGTCGAGGTGTGCGGGCCGAGCTCGACCAGCACCGGCGCGACGTCTGCGGACGCGCTCACCGTGGGTACCGGCACCCCGGCGTCTGCCACCAGGCGGGTACGGAGGATCTCGTGGCGCGCGTGCACGTGACGCCACGCCGCCGTCAACGCATCGATGTCGAGCACACCCATCACGTCGTAGGCCCGGTGCAGTCGGTGCGCGCGAGGGTCGTCGACCAACCTGTCGAGGAACCACTGCCCGGCCTGGGTGATCGAGGTGACACACCGTCCGTCGCCCGGCCCGGTCGCGTCAGATTCGGTCACGGGGTACCCGCGCCGCGTGCCTTGGCCACGACATCGCGAACGAAGGTCTCCAGCGTGGGGTCGTCGAACAGGTCGGCGACCTCCACCGGGATGTTCAGCTCCTCCCCGATCCGGGTGGCGATCAGTACGGCCGCCACGGACTGTCCACCGAGGTCCATGAACGTGACGTCGCGCTGGCCCTCCGGAACGTCCAGCACCTCCCGCCAGATCGCCTCGACCTTCTCCTCCAACGACGAATCGCCAACTGTGTCAACAGCGTCGTGTGTCATGACCTGGTCTCCCGTCCGTCGCTACCACTCCTGCCGTTCGAGCCCGGGCCCGCCTCACCCGGTCAGCGGCCGGTCCGGGTCGTTCACCAGGCCGCGGAAGCCGCGCGCGAAGTCGATGACCATCTCGGCGGCGGTCATCACGTCGTACCGGTTGGTGTTGAACGCCAGGCAGCCGACGGTGTCGGCGCCGGGAGCGATCGACATCGTCCACAGCGAGCCGTCAGGGACATCGCCACCGACCGGCGCCGACACCCGGCGCCGTACCTCGGTGCAGGTCAACTCGCCGATCCGCTCGCCCTCGGCGGCGAACAGGGTGCGTTCGGCCTGGAAGTTGAACATCGTCGTGTCGTCCCGGGCCAGCGGCGCCGCCACCTCGGGAACCAGTTCGACGATCCGGCCGAACGGGATCTCCCGCGTGTACGCCTCGATGCAGGTCTGCCGGGTGCGGTCGACCACGTCGACGAAGGTCCGGCAGCCGGTCAGGTCGGTGCGCAACGGCAGGAGGTTGAAGAACGAGCCGATCGTGTGCTGAAACCGCTTCGGACGGCCGGTCGTGAACGTCGGAACTACCGCATTGGACTCATTCATGGTGCGCCGCAGGCACACAAGGTAGGCGGCGAGGTAGACCATGAACGCGGTGCTGTGCGTCTTCCGGGCGATCTCCAACGCCATGTCGGCGTCGGCGCGGTCGATGGTGAACCGGTGCCAGGCCGATGCCTGCGGACCTTTCAGAGATCGCGGCCAGTCGGTCGGGAGCGCGAGCACTCCCCCGCCGCGCAGCTTCTCGCGCCAGTAGTCGTCGTGGGCGTGCTCACCGCCGGACGAGCCGGTCGAGCGCTGCCAACGTGCGAAGTCCTGGTACTGACCGGCGTCCGCAAGCGTGGGCACCGGGTGACCCGCGCGGGCGGCGCACCCGATCACGACCTCACGCATGATGAGCTGGATCGACCAGGCGTCCGCAGCCGTGTGGTGGGCCTGGATGACGAACAAGGCGTCATCATGGTCGAACCGCCACAGGAAGGCGCGCAGCAGCGGAGGCGCACCGATCGGGTACGGCTGGGCCTCCAGATCGTTGAGGATGTCCTGGCACCGCAGGTCGCGATGTACCCGGTCGACGCCGGGCACCTCCTGCACGACCAGAGTCACCGGCGACGGCGGAAGAATCCGCTGGTGACGATCGGAGCCCTCGCGCACCACCACCGTACGCAGGGCCTCGTGCCGCACGATCACGTCGTCAAGTGACCGGTGCAGATCGTCGACGTCGACCCGTCCGCTGATCCGCCAGCCACCAGCGATGTGGTAGTACGGGCCGAACGGGCCCGCGCTGTCGCCGCGGTCGAACATGCACAGGAACTCCTGGTTGTGCGACAGCGGTGCGCGCTCGGTTGTTCCGACCGTGGTCAGGCTTGCCTCTGGTGCGGGCATGCTCCCTGCCTCATCTGATCGTCGTTCCACTCCACCGGCGACATCACCGTTCCACGCGGGCCACGCACCCGCGTCTCCTGAATTGCGGCAGTTTCGGAGAGGCGACGGGCGTTGGCGGCACATACCCTGAGCCTTCCTGAGAGCTATGTGGAGGAGCCGATGAGCGGCGATCACACCGGGGACTCTCGGACGGTCCTTGACATCTGGGCCATCGTCCATCCGTTCCCGAACTATCTCGACCCGATCAGAGAGGTGGCCACGGCGTTCGAGCGGGACCATCCCGCGTACCGCATCAACCTCGAGGAGCACGACTTCCAGCAGCTGCCGCGGGAAGTAGTGCAGGCCGTCGCGGACGGGCGGCCTCCCCATGTGGTCGAGTACTACTACACCGCCACGCAGCTCGCTCGCGACACCCGGGCGGCAACCGGCGCGCCCCTGTTCACCTCGATCGAATCGGCGATCGCCGGCCGCAAGGAGATTCTCGGCGAGCCTGTCGTCGAGGACGTCATGCCGGCTGCCCGTGCCTACTACACGCAGGACGGCGAGCTGTGGTCGCTGCCGGCGTCCAACTCGACGACGCTGTTGTACAGCAATACGGCCCTGCTGCATGCCGCGACCGGCTCCCGGCGCCCACCGCGCACGTGGAAGGAGCTCGAATCGGCCTGTCGCGCCGTCGCAAAGCTCCCGGACGGTCCGGGCCACGGCGTCACCTGGCCGCTGCACGGCTGGTTCTTCCAGCAGGAGCTGGCGCTACGGGGCGCGTTGCTGGCCGATCACGACAATGGACGCTCCGGTCGCGCGAGAAAGGTCAACCTGGCCTCCCCGGAGATGCTGTCATTCGTCAAGTGGTGGCGCCGGCTCCACGCCGACGGCCACTACCTCTACAGCGGGCAGCCGCACGACTGGATGGGGTGTCTGGAGGCGTTCCTGACCGGCCAGGTCGCGTTCATGTACAGCTCGTCAAAGATGACGCAGGTCATCGTCCACGCGTGTGCGGAGGCGGGTATCGAGCTCGACGTCAGCCCTCATCCGTACAACGACGACGTTCCATACGCCGGAACGGTGGTGTCGGGCCAGTCCTTCTGGCTGACCGACGGTCTCGACGAGACGACCCGGGACGGCGCGCTCGCCTTCCTCCAACGGTTGATCAGCCCTGACAACGCCGTCATGTGGCACCAGGCGCAGGGCTTCGTGCCGGCCACCACGACCGCCTACGACAGGCTCGCGGAGGCAGGCTGGTTCGAGCAACACCCGTACCATCGGGTCGCGGCCGACCAGCAGAACGCGTCGGACCGTTCACCCGCCGCGCTCGGTGCGCTCCTCGGCGACTTCGCCGGTATCCAGGATGCCGCGACGGAAGCCATGCACGACGTCCTGGCCGGCGGTGCCGATCCGTTGGCGCGGTTCGCCGAGGCGTCCACCCGGGCGCAGCTGCTGCTGGACGACTACCACGCCCACTGCGTCGACGGGCCGGCTCCCCGCAGCCCGCAACGGCTCGACGTTCACTAGACAGCCCGTCCGCAGTGCATTGGGCCGGCCGCTGGATCATTCGGCGGCCGGCCTTCGCGGTGGCTGCCGCGACCCAGGTGCGGGCCCCGGTCAGATGTAGACCGTGTTCGGCTCCAACCCGCACTGGATCCGGCCGTACAGCTCGAAGGTCGTGTCGGGGTGCATGAGGGCATGCAGGTTCAACGCCTGCAGATCACGGTCGATTCGCTGGATGGGAACGTGCTCGTAGATCGAGGTCCCGCCGCTGGCCGTGCGCAGGATCTCGACCGCCTTCTTCGTCAGATGGAGGACCCGCCCGAGGCTTACCCGGCCCAGCGCGCGGTCGGGAACCGACCAGGGCTCACCGGAGGCGCTTCGCGCATCCAGCAGACCGGCGAGGCGCTGCGCGTGGAACTCGGCCTCATCGATGGTGAGCGACGCCTCGGCCACCTGGTGGTGGGTCAGCGGCGCCTCCCGCTGGCTGGCATGGTCCGTGTACGTGATCTTGCGGCTGGGGAGGCGTTCGAGGAAGCTCTCCAGTCCTGCCTTCGCGATTCCCAGCGCCGATCCGGTGAAGCATCCACTGCCCGTTGCCATCAGCGGCTGACGGTAGACGCCCGAGCCGGCGTTGCGCCGTGAGGCGAGCTGCCCGTTGAGCACGGCGGCCATCGGCAGCACCCGTTCGGCGGGCACGAACACCTCGCGGGCGACCGTCGTGACGCTGCCCGTCGCGCGCAGGCCGGAGGTGCGCCAGTCGTCGACGATCTCCAGATCGGACATCGGCACCAGCGCCAACAGCGGCCCCTGGCTGCCGTCGGACGCCGGCCCCATCGCCAGGATGGCCTGCCACTGGCTGTGCAACGCGCCGCTGATGAATCCCCACTGCCCGTTGACCGTGTAGCCGCCTCTGGTGGGCTCGGCGACGGCGGAGGGCGAGAGCACCCCGCACACCCGCACCTCCGGACTGGTGAACACCTCGTCCTGGACATCGTCGGGGAACAGGGACGCCATCCAGCTACTGATCGACCACACCGAGGCCACCCATGCGGCTGAGCCGTCGCCGCGGCCCACCTGGGTGAGGACGTCGAGCACCGTCCGGGCGTCGCTCTCGTACCCGCCGTAGCGGCGAGGCAGGCGCATACGCAGGACACCGGCGGCGGTCATCGCATCGAGAACCTCGTCGTGCAGTCGGCGGTTCTCCTCACCCCACACCGCGTGTTGCTGAAGGATCGGAACCAGCTCGGCCGCGCGGGTCACGAGTTCGGTACGGGATGGTTCCTGCGTTCCCAACACCCAGTCCTCCTAGCTGTGAGAATAGGTCAGATGTCACCCGAAACTGCCATCCGGCGGTCGGCGTCGCACCTTCCGACATGCGCACTGCGCCGACATGCGCTGCGGCGCGGCCGCGGTGGGTCAGCGGTACGGCTTTCGGGCGGACACGATGGCGTAGCCGACCTGGTTCTGTCGGGGGGCGAAGAACCCGCGCTGCCCTTTGCTGAACTCCGCCAGCACCCCGTCGCCGAACCGTGCCCCGATCTCTTCCCTGCGACGACTCGCGGCCACGATATAGCTCGATTGACGACCGACCACCCGGGGCCCACACTGGGTGTACTCCTCGATGTCGAAGCCGGCGGCCCGGGTATGTGCGAGCCATTCGGCCAGCGTCGGTACGCGTGGCAGGTTGAGCGCGGCCATGAACGCCGACAGCCGGTCCGGTTCGGCGGAGGACTCCAACGTGAAGTCGGAGAACGAGATCCGTCCGCCGGGGCGGAGCACCCGGAACAGCTCGCGCAGTGCGAGGTCGAGATCGGGGGCGTTCTGGAGCGACTCCAGCGCCAACACGGCGTCGAACGAACCGGTGCGATAGGGCAACGCCATGAAGTCCGCGAGCTGGAAACGAACCCGGTCGTCTACCCCGGCGCGCCGGGCTCGTGTCGTGGCGCGATGCAACTCGAACTCGCTCAACGTGATTCCGGTGATCCGGACGTCGTGTGTCGTCGCCAGATACACCGCTGTTCCACCGGGGCCGCAGCCGGCGTCCATGAGGTGTTCACCGCGTCGTAGGCCGAGCGTGTCGGTGACCTTCTGGGTGATGCGAAGGACCGCCTCGGTCAACGTGGCCGGATCGTCGCGGTCGTACCAGTACCACATGTGCAGGTGACCGTCGCGGAACTCGTCTTCGATCGGAGACCGCTCGTCGAAGTGTCTGCCAACATCGGCGTTCAATTCTTCCCCAGGTGTGCGCGGGCTGATCGGGCATCTGTGGCTCTTCTCGCGGCCGCGGGGGCGGTCTTCCAGGATTGTGGGCCGCGTGGCGCCCGGCCGGCACCTTCACGCGTGCCATGCGACGGTGTGCTCTCCTGCGACGAGCTGTGCGTCGACGATGTCGCCGACCTCAGTTCCCGCGCACGGCGTCACCAGTTGTGCATCGACCCGTCGGTGAGCCGGTTGACCGGCAGCGACGCCGGCGCGTACGGGTAGCGCGCCGCCGCGGACTCGTCGATGTCGACGCCGAGCCCGGGTTCCTCGCCGGGGTGCAGGTAGCCGTCGGCGTAGTGGTACGAGTGTGGGAAGACCTCGTCGGTGGCCTCGGTGTGCCGCATGTACTCCTGCAGACCGAAGTTGGGGATGCTCAGGTCGACGTGCAGCGCGGCGGCCATGCAGACCGGCGACAGGTCGGTGGCGCCGTGCGAACCGCTGCGGACGTGGTGCAGCGCGGCCAGGTCGAAGATCCGCCGCAGATGACTGATTCCGCCGGCGCGCACCACGGTGGTCCGTACGTAGTCGATGAGCTGTTCCTTGATCAGCTGCTGGCAGTCGAAGATGGAGTTGAAGACCTCGCCGACGGCGATCGGCGTGGTGGTGTGCTGGCGGATCAGCCGGAAGCCCTCCTGCAGCTCGGCCGGGACCGGGTCCTCCAGCCAGGTCAGCCGGTACGGCTCCAGGTCCTTGCCGAGGCGGGCGGCCTCGATCGGGGTCAGTCGGTGGTGGACGTCGTGCAGCAGTTTGAGGTGCGGGCCGAACTCGTCGCGGACGGCGGCGAAGACCTGCGGGGTGTGCACCAGGTAGCGTTCGGTGGACCAGGTGGTCTCGGTGGGGATGGCGGCGTCGGCGGGCTCGTAGAACATCCGGTCCTTGCCGACCCCGTACGTCGCCGGCAGGCCGGGTACGGCGGTCTGTACCCGT from Solwaraspora sp. WMMD791 includes:
- a CDS encoding phosphopantetheine-binding protein, producing MTHDAVDTVGDSSLEEKVEAIWREVLDVPEGQRDVTFMDLGGQSVAAVLIATRIGEELNIPVEVADLFDDPTLETFVRDVVAKARGAGTP
- a CDS encoding condensation domain-containing protein; protein product: MPAPEASLTTVGTTERAPLSHNQEFLCMFDRGDSAGPFGPYYHIAGGWRISGRVDVDDLHRSLDDVIVRHEALRTVVVREGSDRHQRILPPSPVTLVVQEVPGVDRVHRDLRCQDILNDLEAQPYPIGAPPLLRAFLWRFDHDDALFVIQAHHTAADAWSIQLIMREVVIGCAARAGHPVPTLADAGQYQDFARWQRSTGSSGGEHAHDDYWREKLRGGGVLALPTDWPRSLKGPQASAWHRFTIDRADADMALEIARKTHSTAFMVYLAAYLVCLRRTMNESNAVVPTFTTGRPKRFQHTIGSFFNLLPLRTDLTGCRTFVDVVDRTRQTCIEAYTREIPFGRIVELVPEVAAPLARDDTTMFNFQAERTLFAAEGERIGELTCTEVRRRVSAPVGGDVPDGSLWTMSIAPGADTVGCLAFNTNRYDVMTAAEMVIDFARGFRGLVNDPDRPLTG
- a CDS encoding extracellular solute-binding protein; this translates as MSGDHTGDSRTVLDIWAIVHPFPNYLDPIREVATAFERDHPAYRINLEEHDFQQLPREVVQAVADGRPPHVVEYYYTATQLARDTRAATGAPLFTSIESAIAGRKEILGEPVVEDVMPAARAYYTQDGELWSLPASNSTTLLYSNTALLHAATGSRRPPRTWKELESACRAVAKLPDGPGHGVTWPLHGWFFQQELALRGALLADHDNGRSGRARKVNLASPEMLSFVKWWRRLHADGHYLYSGQPHDWMGCLEAFLTGQVAFMYSSSKMTQVIVHACAEAGIELDVSPHPYNDDVPYAGTVVSGQSFWLTDGLDETTRDGALAFLQRLISPDNAVMWHQAQGFVPATTTAYDRLAEAGWFEQHPYHRVAADQQNASDRSPAALGALLGDFAGIQDAATEAMHDVLAGGADPLARFAEASTRAQLLLDDYHAHCVDGPAPRSPQRLDVH
- a CDS encoding amino acid adenylation domain-containing protein, which translates into the protein MTESDATGPGDGRCVTSITQAGQWFLDRLVDDPRAHRLHRAYDVMGVLDIDALTAAWRHVHARHEILRTRLVADAGVPVPTVSASADVAPVLVELGPHTSTERALAVDRISGECVAAPLDLAAGPVCRLFVVRLSGAQHRLVLVAHRAAVDESSASILIDELARAYRAALDGRPPDVVGPPTQYTGFTRWQRGRLAGGAFDPLLGWWRAALTPLPRSDAPAADRTVPTRPVFDGGLLPFDWASGPGSALAELSDRTGVATELVPLAGLLCLLYRHDEAGRPDDHQRVGVCVPVAARPGPAADDVVGPFGNQIVIGVDMSADLTFRRLLLALSARARDAFAHAELPFDLLPQALRLDRDPRRHPICEVWYRFPDRTRSELRLPYATVRPAQVHTGFVEADLVLSVDRITPTVAGTLAYSAARYDRDTARLLLDQLHALLAAAPAGLDRPVGELPLEAPHRTDIALLTADQLPTGPPIEPVHHRVRRWAKRAPHAPAVSWPGSELSYRRLDEHAGRIAGALRGLGAGVDTAVAVSIASGPSQVAALLGVGYAGAQLVCLDADTGQRAQAVLADVRPVGLVVDGTGADDTLVGWYRSELGGRVLDLARLDAEPGRPVGPFEPARSSPQDLAYVAYTSGSTGRPKGIPQTHATLAQFVDWLAGQFGIGPGARMAQWAAAGYDASLCEVFAALGAGATLCPVPGGLRMHPEKLVGWLAEERITHFQTVPSFARELLKAIRRNGPARLPYALRWLLLAGEALPGELANDLRRGLPGVRLANLYGPTESILATWCEVDADLDRTAPIGWPIPGRRVVVLDEADRPCPTGVTGELVIVSPYLTAGYLGVEPDERSPFRPLCGPAGVTSGCERVYRTGDLGRRRPDGSLEFRGRRDLQVKFYGTRLELTDIEAALAAHESVADCAVVALTDRHGLVSRLVACVVPVASPDGRTAGGPEVWRQHLYRRVGRAKLPVSFRTVDAFARNVGGKVDRRALMAAIAPAADSDAAPRTAAEKAIAAIWSQLVGVELPGRHDTFFSIGGHSLQVPRAVARIRERFGIEMTLSDFFANASLADLSALVQSAARTP